GCAAAAAAGACTTTTTCGGTTTTTAGCAAATTTAAAAGAAAGAAAACGATTTGCCACGCATAAAGAGTTATCAACTACATTTCCTTATACTGGTAAAAAACACCAATCATTGCTGAGAAGAAAATTAGGAAACAGTGATCCTAAATTACAAGAAAACAAAATAACGAATTTAAAAATTGCTACGAGTAAAATCGATGGCGTAATCATTAAGCCTGGTGAAACTTTTTCTTTTTGGCAACTAGTAGGGAAAGCGACTAAAGCAAAAG
The sequence above is a segment of the Solibacillus sp. FSL H8-0523 genome. Coding sequences within it:
- a CDS encoding VanW family protein: MRLSELHPIFYHIRIGQKRLFRFLANLKERKRFATHKELSTTFPYTGKKHQSLLRRKLGNSDPKLQENKITNLKIATSKIDGVIIKPGETFSFWQLVGKATKAKGYIEGMSNGTNDKRGITNQKLFRGEVPDTARS